The following is a genomic window from Solanum stenotomum isolate F172 chromosome 4, ASM1918654v1, whole genome shotgun sequence.
TCTATGGATCtgatttaaattttgtatataataataGTACTAGTTAAAGATGTTATTTTGATGTATGTGTATGTCTTACTTGAAAAGGCTATGTTAATTTCTGTGTTGGTTTCAATTTTATGAGGGATTTTGATTTCAAGTTTACATTTTTCACTCGATCCAGTAATCTTTATTACTCCTTATATGGCACGGAGTTTgagaaattaaagaatatttttgaattgtGTGATCTTAAACTAATGATATGTAGAATGTGCTAACATGTTTTTGAAGTTTGTCGTCTTAAACATGTGACTTAGGAAAGTTGGAATTAAAGAACTGTGGAAAAGTTAATGTATTTCACCTTATAGTGTCTACTTACATTGTTGATGCATTATGAAACAttgtttttggccaaatttaGTATACTCAGTTTCTCTTTGTTTTACTTATGGAGTCTATTTCCAAGGTCATTTCCGTTGTTTGAATTGGTTTTTGGTTACTGATATCATTCAATTCGTCCATGCAGATTTAGAGAAATGGAGACTTTCTTGTTCACATCTGAATCAGTCAACGAGGGACATCCCGACAAGCTCTGTGACCAGGTATCCGATGCAGTGCTTGACGCCTGTCTAGCTCAGGACCCTGAAAGCAAAGTTGCTTGTGAGACTTGTACCAAGACCAACTTGGTTATGGTCTTTGGAGAGATCACCACCAAGGCCAATATTGATTATGAGAAGATTGTACGTGACACTTGCCGGGAAATTGGATTTGTGTCCCCTGATGTTGGTTTGGATGCTGACAATTGCAAGGTCCTTGTGAACATTGAGCAGCAGAGCCCTGATATTGCTCAAGGTGTTCATGGTCATTTGACTAAGCGACCTGAGGAGATTGGTGCTGGTGACCAGGGTCACATGTTTGGCTATGCCACCGACGAGACACCAGAGTTGATGCCCCTTAGCCATGTTCTTGCTACCAAACTTGGAGCTCGCCTTACTGAGGTCCGCAAGAATGGAACTTGCTCTTGGCTTAGACCTGATGGTAAAACCCAAGTGACTGTTGAGTACCAGAATGACAATGGTGCTATGATTCCTCTACGTGTTCACACTGTTTTGATCTCCACTCAGCATGATGAGACTGTTACCAATGATGAAATTGCTCGTGATCTCAAAGAGCATGTCATCAAGCCTGTGATCCCCGAGAAGTATCTTGATGAGAAGACCATTTTCCACCT
Proteins encoded in this region:
- the LOC125861228 gene encoding S-adenosylmethionine synthase 2, whose translation is METFLFTSESVNEGHPDKLCDQVSDAVLDACLAQDPESKVACETCTKTNLVMVFGEITTKANIDYEKIVRDTCREIGFVSPDVGLDADNCKVLVNIEQQSPDIAQGVHGHLTKRPEEIGAGDQGHMFGYATDETPELMPLSHVLATKLGARLTEVRKNGTCSWLRPDGKTQVTVEYQNDNGAMIPLRVHTVLISTQHDETVTNDEIARDLKEHVIKPVIPEKYLDEKTIFHLNPSGRFVIGGPHGDAGLTGRKIIIDTYGGWGAHGGGAFSGKDPTKVDRSGAYIVRQAAKSIVANGLARRCIVQVSYAIGVPEPLSVFVDTYGTGKIPDKEILNIVKDNFDFRPGMISINLDLLRGGNGRFLKTAAYGHFGRDDPDFTWEVVKPLKWDKPQA